A DNA window from Coffea arabica cultivar ET-39 chromosome 6c, Coffea Arabica ET-39 HiFi, whole genome shotgun sequence contains the following coding sequences:
- the LOC113694060 gene encoding uncharacterized protein, with the protein METLKLSAVSLSPRINRPSFLIKESVFDVRKHCTSPYSCIHPLGVLPHLASNLLKECNIGLSDKSQIRAEKVSGFVGLGLKKGMLVPVRHVSRPCLLKICRVKSEDSEGILTGESIIVDEQTLERELQIAIEEENYTKAAEIRDSLRSLQSDSKASVLAANTRFYNTFRNGDLAALQALWSKGDNACVVHPGVSGISGYDLVMGSWEFVWADYEFPLEIEIKDVQVHVRGDVGYVTCIEMVKTKGSSWGKQFATNVFEKIEGQWKICIHHASYVDL; encoded by the exons ATGGAAACATTAAAACTTTCTGCAGTGTCTTTGAGTCCTCGAATTAATCGACCCAGTTTCCTCATCAAA GAGAGCGTATTTGATGTCCGAAAGCACTGTACTAGTCCTTATTCGTGCATTCATCCACTTGGGGTCCTTCCTCACTTAGCTTCGAATCTCCTCAAGGAATGCAACATTGGTTTGTCTGACAAGTCTCAGATAAGAGCTGAAAAGGTTTCTGGTTTTGTTGGCCTCGGTTTGAAAAAGGGGATGCTTG TTCCTGTTAGGCATGTTTCTCGTCCATGCCTGTTGAAAATATGTCGAGTCAAAAGTGAGGACTCAGAAGGAATTTTAACGGGAGAAAGCATCATAGTAGATGAGCAGACGCTGGAGCGGGAATTACAGATTGCAATAGAAGAGGAGAACTATACCAAAGCAGCAGAAATAAGAGATAGCCTTCGGTCTCTCCAGAGTGACAGCAAGGCTTCTGTGTTAGCAGCTAATACTCGCTTTTACAACACATTCAGAAACGGGGATCTAGCAGCTTTGCAAGCACTATGGTCAAAGGGTGATAATGCATGTGTTGTGCACCCTGGTGTGAGTGGCATATCTGGCTATGATCTTGTGATGGGAAGCTGGGAGTTTGTGTGGGCTGACTATGAATTCCCACTGGAAATCGAGATCAAGGATGTTCAAGTTCACGTTAGAGGGGATGTAGGATATGTTACATGCATTGAAATGGTTAAGACAAAGGGTAGCAGCTGGGGTAAACAGTTTGCCACTAATGTCTTTGAGAAAATTGAGGGTCAGTGGAAAATATGCATTCACCATGCATCATATGTTGACTTGTGA
- the LOC113694061 gene encoding uncharacterized protein isoform X2, with product MGHDVEFKRNSRQQQSSNAVKEKILPIQAHQRLKFHKKLEVINPFIQLSTDNHPDGLRQQMDDELVIQKKSSVGLQKQQLVSKTNNEDDELVKHMSNLPGYLQRVEKQKNVQVQALNFGVLDWKRLEKWKYNERMPARSHPKVSSSGKSMDMENGKSALSKTSVGRKQQMMSSTEMKLCDDVQQSKGKLKNIQYPQTRSGRTAAGQKKDYCQKVKNPSSSCPQMNHEKGKKKEADWTTSQQKAALSLDQMENSISMSSLPMCYQQGKIGTGRDDDIKGRPISSNAELQNIVLLVPKCPSKRRSSQNSRSLESRISPNEQLTKHARGRYSDCFSSLELQSGELYNEIPCSFPMPASVATARDRKPGYCMQPRNNNNSINSQSSEAKCLHSKLCNVGCPASVDACEVTELNTAKETNSRTSSHGQLADGNRLSYSGDFSSQELHKRELQYEIPHSSPLPATVAISRGREPDVWMYPFQCGISSEPGSSRATCSEEKSYNLDDSVSVESFKGTNLDFAKHTADKRRHPSPNRRFSFSFGRLSRSFSFKESSAVPALSSTPLAAKSSRENPEVFAAIDDSKMDKANSSGRRRPSPFRRLLDPVLKSKVAHSTEAVQSKGAIEKNSSFGSVQPISNSKPLSNETNQASPVQALMQLTVKNGLPFFKFVVDNRSDILAAAVNQLPTSGKVDSTLTFSFYSVHEIKKKAGGWITNGSKEKHCGFGYDIVGKMKISRSFFSELNADGCNDQFMVIESVLFDVNVAEGNKGAPEVSPNRELAAIIFKEPAAKWNNRESIVGHTCKQKGFLGFSPGSTYGYGEKENFSSITVILPGGFHSLPKDGAPSSLIQRWKSGGSCDCGGWDVGCKLKVLANQKKGSNSSIPATSCSTLHRMNLFIQGGEGKGQPIFSLAPFKDGFHSIDFDASVSLLEAFSICVAVITSRHLSGIFDGNLLPEAKVSVEAKNEDVDMKNMSITPGQVPPKYVSSPPPSPVGRI from the exons ATGGGGCATGATGTGGAGTTCAAAAGGAATTCAAGACAACAACAATCCTCAAATGCTGTAAAAGAGAAGATCCTACCAATTCAAGCACATCAACGTTTGAAGTTTCACAAAAAGCTTGAAGTAATCAACCCCTTTATTCAGCTGTCCACTGATAATCATCCTGATGGGTTAAGACAGCAAATGGATGATGAGCTAGTGATACAGAAGAAGTCTTCAGTAGGTTTGCAAAAGCAGCAGCTTGTGTCAAAGACAAATAATGAGGATGATGAACTCGTCAAGCATATGTCTAATTTGCCTGGCTATCTCCAGCGAGTGGAAAAGCAGAAGAATGTTCAAGTACAGGCTTTGAATTTTGGAGTTCTTGATTGGAAACGTCTAGAGAAATGGAAGTACAACGAGCGTATGCCAGCTAGAAGTCACCCAAAAGTATCATCAAGTGGTAAATCCATGGATATGGAGAATGGAAAATCTGCACTGTCAAAAACCTCTGTTGGTAGAAAACAACAGATGATGTCCAGCACTGAAATGAAATTGTGTGATGATGTCCAGCAATCCAAAGGGAAGTTAAAAAACATCCAATATCCTCAAACTCGTTCAGGTCGCACCGCTGCTGGGCAGAAAAAAGAttattgtcaaaaggtgaaaaaTCCCAGCAGCAGTTGTCCTCAGATGAATCATGAGAAGGGCAAGAAGAAAGAGGCGGATTGGACCACATCACAGCAAAAAGCAGCATTATCCTTGGATCAGATGGAAAATAGCATCTCGATGTCTTCACTTCCAATGTGTTATCAGCAAGGTAAAATTGGGACTGGAAGAGATGATGACATAAAGGGTCGTCCCATATCTTCCAATGCTGAACTTCAAAATATAGTGCTTCTAGTGCCCAAATGTCCTTCCAAAAGGCGTTCCTCACAGAATTCTCGGTCATTAGAATCGAGAATATCACCTAATGAGCAGTTGACAAAGCACGCTAGGGGCAGATATTCTGATTGCTTTTCTTCTCTTGAGCTTCAATCTGGAGAACTCTACAATGAAATTCCATGTTCGTTTCCCATGCCCGCTAGTGTTGCCACTGCACGAGACAGAAAACCAGGTTACTGCATGCAGCCACGTAATAATAATAACTCAATCAACTCCCAGTCATCTGAAGCCAAATGTTTGCATTCAAAACTTTGCAATGTTGGTTGTCCAGCTTCAGTTGATGCTTGTGAAGTGACGGAGTTGAATACTGCTAAGGAAACAAATTCCAGGACATCGTCTCATGGACAGTTAGCAGATGGCAACAGGTTATCATATTCTGGTGATTTTTCTTCTCAGGAGCTTCACAAGAGAGAACTCCAATATGAAATTCCGCATTCCTCTCCCCTGCCTGCAACTGTTGCTATTTCCCGAGGCAGGGAACCAGATGTTTGGATGTATCCATTTCAATGTGGTATCTCAAGCGAGCCCGGATCATCTAGAGCCACATGTTCAGAAGAAAAAAGCTACAACCTTGACGATTCAGTTTCAGTTGAGAGTTTTAAGGGAACGAACTTGGATTTTGCTAAGCATACAGCTGATAAAAGAAGACATCCATCACCTAATAGGAGGTTTAGTTTTAGCTTTGGTAGATTAAGCAGAAGTTTCAGTTTTAAGGAGAGTTCGGCAGTTCCAGCATTGAGCTCCACACCTCTTGCTGCTAAGTCCAGTCGAGAAAACCCAGAGGTTTTTGCTGCTATTGACGACAGTAAAATGGACAAGGCAAATTCTAGTGGCAGAAGACGTCCAAGTCCGTTCAGGAGGTTACTAGACCCAGTGTTGAAATCCAAGGTTGCTCATTCTACTGAAGCAGTACAGAGCAAGGGAGCTATAGAAAAAAACTCCAGTTTTGGGAGTGTGCAGCCTATCAGCAATAGTAAGCCACTTTCCAATGAGACAAATCAGGCATCACCTGTTCAAGCTCTTATGCAACTTACTGTCAAGAATGGActccctttcttcaaatttgTGGTTGATAATAGGAGTGACATTCTAGCTGCTGCTGTGAACCAATTACCAACATCTGGAAAGGTTGATAGCACCTTGACATTTTCATTCTACTCAGTTCATGAAATTAAGAAGAAAGCTGGGGGCTGGATAACTAATGGGTCTAAAGAAAAACATTGTGGTTTTGGTTATGATATTGTCGGTAAGATGAAGATATCTAGATCTTTCTTCTCAGAGTTGAATGCTGATGGCTGTAATGACCAATTTATGGTAATAGAATCTGTCTTATTTGATGTTAACGTCGCTGAAGGGAACAAAGGAGCACCAGAAGTTTCACCAAACAGGGAGCTTGCTGCCATTATCTTTAAGGAGCCAGCTGCAAAATGGAATAATAGGGAATCAATAGTAGGTCACACATGCAAACAAAAAGGTTTTCTTGGCTTTTCACCAGGCAGTACCTATGGCTATGGTGAAAAAGAGAATTTCAGCAGTATAACAGTCATTCTTCCTGGCGGTTTTCATAGTTTACCAAAGGATGGTGCACCTTCATCCTTGATTCAGCGCTGGAAATCTGGGGGATCATGTGATTGTGGAGGATGGGATGTTGGTTGCAAGCTGAAAGTTCTTGCCAACcagaagaaaggaagcaactctTCTATACCAGCTACGAGCTGCTCGACACTACACCGTATGAATCTTTTCATCCAG GGTGGAGAGGGAAAAGGCCAGCCCATCTTCAGTTTGGCACCATTCAAAGATGGATTTCATTCAATTGACTTTGATGCATCAGTTTCCTTGCTAGAAGCATTCTCTATTTGCGTGGCTGTCATAACGAGTCGACACTTATCTGGCATCTTTGATGGTAACCTTCTGCCAGAAGCAAAAGTTTCTGTGGAAGCCAAGAATGAGGACGTTGACATGAAGAACATGAGCATAACCCCAGGCCAGGTCCCTCCAAAATATGTTTCATCGCCTCCCCCCTCACCAGTAGGGAGGATTTGA
- the LOC113694061 gene encoding uncharacterized protein isoform X1 gives MSAYTKSSKEYSEPARTMGHDVEFKRNSRQQQSSNAVKEKILPIQAHQRLKFHKKLEVINPFIQLSTDNHPDGLRQQMDDELVIQKKSSVGLQKQQLVSKTNNEDDELVKHMSNLPGYLQRVEKQKNVQVQALNFGVLDWKRLEKWKYNERMPARSHPKVSSSGKSMDMENGKSALSKTSVGRKQQMMSSTEMKLCDDVQQSKGKLKNIQYPQTRSGRTAAGQKKDYCQKVKNPSSSCPQMNHEKGKKKEADWTTSQQKAALSLDQMENSISMSSLPMCYQQGKIGTGRDDDIKGRPISSNAELQNIVLLVPKCPSKRRSSQNSRSLESRISPNEQLTKHARGRYSDCFSSLELQSGELYNEIPCSFPMPASVATARDRKPGYCMQPRNNNNSINSQSSEAKCLHSKLCNVGCPASVDACEVTELNTAKETNSRTSSHGQLADGNRLSYSGDFSSQELHKRELQYEIPHSSPLPATVAISRGREPDVWMYPFQCGISSEPGSSRATCSEEKSYNLDDSVSVESFKGTNLDFAKHTADKRRHPSPNRRFSFSFGRLSRSFSFKESSAVPALSSTPLAAKSSRENPEVFAAIDDSKMDKANSSGRRRPSPFRRLLDPVLKSKVAHSTEAVQSKGAIEKNSSFGSVQPISNSKPLSNETNQASPVQALMQLTVKNGLPFFKFVVDNRSDILAAAVNQLPTSGKVDSTLTFSFYSVHEIKKKAGGWITNGSKEKHCGFGYDIVGKMKISRSFFSELNADGCNDQFMVIESVLFDVNVAEGNKGAPEVSPNRELAAIIFKEPAAKWNNRESIVGHTCKQKGFLGFSPGSTYGYGEKENFSSITVILPGGFHSLPKDGAPSSLIQRWKSGGSCDCGGWDVGCKLKVLANQKKGSNSSIPATSCSTLHRMNLFIQGGEGKGQPIFSLAPFKDGFHSIDFDASVSLLEAFSICVAVITSRHLSGIFDGNLLPEAKVSVEAKNEDVDMKNMSITPGQVPPKYVSSPPPSPVGRI, from the exons ATGTCAGCTTACACAAAATCAAGTAAGGAATATTCTGAACCTGCTAGAACAATGGGGCATGATGTGGAGTTCAAAAGGAATTCAAGACAACAACAATCCTCAAATGCTGTAAAAGAGAAGATCCTACCAATTCAAGCACATCAACGTTTGAAGTTTCACAAAAAGCTTGAAGTAATCAACCCCTTTATTCAGCTGTCCACTGATAATCATCCTGATGGGTTAAGACAGCAAATGGATGATGAGCTAGTGATACAGAAGAAGTCTTCAGTAGGTTTGCAAAAGCAGCAGCTTGTGTCAAAGACAAATAATGAGGATGATGAACTCGTCAAGCATATGTCTAATTTGCCTGGCTATCTCCAGCGAGTGGAAAAGCAGAAGAATGTTCAAGTACAGGCTTTGAATTTTGGAGTTCTTGATTGGAAACGTCTAGAGAAATGGAAGTACAACGAGCGTATGCCAGCTAGAAGTCACCCAAAAGTATCATCAAGTGGTAAATCCATGGATATGGAGAATGGAAAATCTGCACTGTCAAAAACCTCTGTTGGTAGAAAACAACAGATGATGTCCAGCACTGAAATGAAATTGTGTGATGATGTCCAGCAATCCAAAGGGAAGTTAAAAAACATCCAATATCCTCAAACTCGTTCAGGTCGCACCGCTGCTGGGCAGAAAAAAGAttattgtcaaaaggtgaaaaaTCCCAGCAGCAGTTGTCCTCAGATGAATCATGAGAAGGGCAAGAAGAAAGAGGCGGATTGGACCACATCACAGCAAAAAGCAGCATTATCCTTGGATCAGATGGAAAATAGCATCTCGATGTCTTCACTTCCAATGTGTTATCAGCAAGGTAAAATTGGGACTGGAAGAGATGATGACATAAAGGGTCGTCCCATATCTTCCAATGCTGAACTTCAAAATATAGTGCTTCTAGTGCCCAAATGTCCTTCCAAAAGGCGTTCCTCACAGAATTCTCGGTCATTAGAATCGAGAATATCACCTAATGAGCAGTTGACAAAGCACGCTAGGGGCAGATATTCTGATTGCTTTTCTTCTCTTGAGCTTCAATCTGGAGAACTCTACAATGAAATTCCATGTTCGTTTCCCATGCCCGCTAGTGTTGCCACTGCACGAGACAGAAAACCAGGTTACTGCATGCAGCCACGTAATAATAATAACTCAATCAACTCCCAGTCATCTGAAGCCAAATGTTTGCATTCAAAACTTTGCAATGTTGGTTGTCCAGCTTCAGTTGATGCTTGTGAAGTGACGGAGTTGAATACTGCTAAGGAAACAAATTCCAGGACATCGTCTCATGGACAGTTAGCAGATGGCAACAGGTTATCATATTCTGGTGATTTTTCTTCTCAGGAGCTTCACAAGAGAGAACTCCAATATGAAATTCCGCATTCCTCTCCCCTGCCTGCAACTGTTGCTATTTCCCGAGGCAGGGAACCAGATGTTTGGATGTATCCATTTCAATGTGGTATCTCAAGCGAGCCCGGATCATCTAGAGCCACATGTTCAGAAGAAAAAAGCTACAACCTTGACGATTCAGTTTCAGTTGAGAGTTTTAAGGGAACGAACTTGGATTTTGCTAAGCATACAGCTGATAAAAGAAGACATCCATCACCTAATAGGAGGTTTAGTTTTAGCTTTGGTAGATTAAGCAGAAGTTTCAGTTTTAAGGAGAGTTCGGCAGTTCCAGCATTGAGCTCCACACCTCTTGCTGCTAAGTCCAGTCGAGAAAACCCAGAGGTTTTTGCTGCTATTGACGACAGTAAAATGGACAAGGCAAATTCTAGTGGCAGAAGACGTCCAAGTCCGTTCAGGAGGTTACTAGACCCAGTGTTGAAATCCAAGGTTGCTCATTCTACTGAAGCAGTACAGAGCAAGGGAGCTATAGAAAAAAACTCCAGTTTTGGGAGTGTGCAGCCTATCAGCAATAGTAAGCCACTTTCCAATGAGACAAATCAGGCATCACCTGTTCAAGCTCTTATGCAACTTACTGTCAAGAATGGActccctttcttcaaatttgTGGTTGATAATAGGAGTGACATTCTAGCTGCTGCTGTGAACCAATTACCAACATCTGGAAAGGTTGATAGCACCTTGACATTTTCATTCTACTCAGTTCATGAAATTAAGAAGAAAGCTGGGGGCTGGATAACTAATGGGTCTAAAGAAAAACATTGTGGTTTTGGTTATGATATTGTCGGTAAGATGAAGATATCTAGATCTTTCTTCTCAGAGTTGAATGCTGATGGCTGTAATGACCAATTTATGGTAATAGAATCTGTCTTATTTGATGTTAACGTCGCTGAAGGGAACAAAGGAGCACCAGAAGTTTCACCAAACAGGGAGCTTGCTGCCATTATCTTTAAGGAGCCAGCTGCAAAATGGAATAATAGGGAATCAATAGTAGGTCACACATGCAAACAAAAAGGTTTTCTTGGCTTTTCACCAGGCAGTACCTATGGCTATGGTGAAAAAGAGAATTTCAGCAGTATAACAGTCATTCTTCCTGGCGGTTTTCATAGTTTACCAAAGGATGGTGCACCTTCATCCTTGATTCAGCGCTGGAAATCTGGGGGATCATGTGATTGTGGAGGATGGGATGTTGGTTGCAAGCTGAAAGTTCTTGCCAACcagaagaaaggaagcaactctTCTATACCAGCTACGAGCTGCTCGACACTACACCGTATGAATCTTTTCATCCAG GGTGGAGAGGGAAAAGGCCAGCCCATCTTCAGTTTGGCACCATTCAAAGATGGATTTCATTCAATTGACTTTGATGCATCAGTTTCCTTGCTAGAAGCATTCTCTATTTGCGTGGCTGTCATAACGAGTCGACACTTATCTGGCATCTTTGATGGTAACCTTCTGCCAGAAGCAAAAGTTTCTGTGGAAGCCAAGAATGAGGACGTTGACATGAAGAACATGAGCATAACCCCAGGCCAGGTCCCTCCAAAATATGTTTCATCGCCTCCCCCCTCACCAGTAGGGAGGATTTGA
- the LOC113694061 gene encoding uncharacterized protein isoform X3, with the protein MSAYTKSSKEYSEPARTMGHDVEFKRNSRQQQSSNAVKEKILPIQAHQRLKFHKKLEVINPFIQLSTDNHPDGLRQQMDDELVIQKKSSVGLQKQQLVSKTNNEDDELVKHMSNLPGYLQRVEKQKNVQVQALNFGVLDWKRLEKWKYNERMPARSHPKVSSSGKSMDMENGKSALSKTSVGRKQQMMSSTEMKLCDDVQQSKGKLKNIQYPQTRSGRTAAGQKKDYCQKVKNPSSSCPQMNHEKGKKKEADWTTSQQKAALSLDQMENSISMSSLPMCYQQGKIGTGRDDDIKGRPISSNAELQNIVLLVPKCPSKRRSSQNSRSLESRISPNEQLTKHARGRYSDCFSSLELQSGELYNEIPCSFPMPASVATARDRKPGYCMQPRNNNNSINSQSSEAKCLHSKLCNVGCPASVDACEVTELNTAKETNSRTSSHGQLADGNRLSYSGDFSSQELHKRELQYEIPHSSPLPATVAISRGREPDVWMYPFQCGISSEPGSSRATCSEEKSYNLDDSVSVESFKGTNLDFAKHTADKRRHPSPNRRFSFSFGRLSRSFSFKESSAVPALSSTPLAAKSSRENPEVFAAIDDSKMDKANSSGRRRPSPFRRLLDPVLKSKVAHSTEAVQSKGAIEKNSSFGSVQPISNSKPLSNETNQASPVQALMQLTVKNGLPFFKFVVDNRSDILAAAVNQLPTSGKVDSTLTFSFYSVHEIKKKAGGWITNGSKEKHCGFGYDIVGKMKISRSFFSELNADGCNDQFMVIESVLFDVNVAEGNKGAPEVSPNRELAAIIFKEPAAKWNNRESIVGHTCKQKGFLGFSPGSTYGYGEKENFSSITVILPGGFHSLPKDGAPSSLIQRWKSGGSCDCGGWDVGCKLKVLANQKKGSNSSIPATSCSTLHRMNLFIQSMLLHRVEREKASPSSVWHHSKMDFIQLTLMHQFPC; encoded by the exons ATGTCAGCTTACACAAAATCAAGTAAGGAATATTCTGAACCTGCTAGAACAATGGGGCATGATGTGGAGTTCAAAAGGAATTCAAGACAACAACAATCCTCAAATGCTGTAAAAGAGAAGATCCTACCAATTCAAGCACATCAACGTTTGAAGTTTCACAAAAAGCTTGAAGTAATCAACCCCTTTATTCAGCTGTCCACTGATAATCATCCTGATGGGTTAAGACAGCAAATGGATGATGAGCTAGTGATACAGAAGAAGTCTTCAGTAGGTTTGCAAAAGCAGCAGCTTGTGTCAAAGACAAATAATGAGGATGATGAACTCGTCAAGCATATGTCTAATTTGCCTGGCTATCTCCAGCGAGTGGAAAAGCAGAAGAATGTTCAAGTACAGGCTTTGAATTTTGGAGTTCTTGATTGGAAACGTCTAGAGAAATGGAAGTACAACGAGCGTATGCCAGCTAGAAGTCACCCAAAAGTATCATCAAGTGGTAAATCCATGGATATGGAGAATGGAAAATCTGCACTGTCAAAAACCTCTGTTGGTAGAAAACAACAGATGATGTCCAGCACTGAAATGAAATTGTGTGATGATGTCCAGCAATCCAAAGGGAAGTTAAAAAACATCCAATATCCTCAAACTCGTTCAGGTCGCACCGCTGCTGGGCAGAAAAAAGAttattgtcaaaaggtgaaaaaTCCCAGCAGCAGTTGTCCTCAGATGAATCATGAGAAGGGCAAGAAGAAAGAGGCGGATTGGACCACATCACAGCAAAAAGCAGCATTATCCTTGGATCAGATGGAAAATAGCATCTCGATGTCTTCACTTCCAATGTGTTATCAGCAAGGTAAAATTGGGACTGGAAGAGATGATGACATAAAGGGTCGTCCCATATCTTCCAATGCTGAACTTCAAAATATAGTGCTTCTAGTGCCCAAATGTCCTTCCAAAAGGCGTTCCTCACAGAATTCTCGGTCATTAGAATCGAGAATATCACCTAATGAGCAGTTGACAAAGCACGCTAGGGGCAGATATTCTGATTGCTTTTCTTCTCTTGAGCTTCAATCTGGAGAACTCTACAATGAAATTCCATGTTCGTTTCCCATGCCCGCTAGTGTTGCCACTGCACGAGACAGAAAACCAGGTTACTGCATGCAGCCACGTAATAATAATAACTCAATCAACTCCCAGTCATCTGAAGCCAAATGTTTGCATTCAAAACTTTGCAATGTTGGTTGTCCAGCTTCAGTTGATGCTTGTGAAGTGACGGAGTTGAATACTGCTAAGGAAACAAATTCCAGGACATCGTCTCATGGACAGTTAGCAGATGGCAACAGGTTATCATATTCTGGTGATTTTTCTTCTCAGGAGCTTCACAAGAGAGAACTCCAATATGAAATTCCGCATTCCTCTCCCCTGCCTGCAACTGTTGCTATTTCCCGAGGCAGGGAACCAGATGTTTGGATGTATCCATTTCAATGTGGTATCTCAAGCGAGCCCGGATCATCTAGAGCCACATGTTCAGAAGAAAAAAGCTACAACCTTGACGATTCAGTTTCAGTTGAGAGTTTTAAGGGAACGAACTTGGATTTTGCTAAGCATACAGCTGATAAAAGAAGACATCCATCACCTAATAGGAGGTTTAGTTTTAGCTTTGGTAGATTAAGCAGAAGTTTCAGTTTTAAGGAGAGTTCGGCAGTTCCAGCATTGAGCTCCACACCTCTTGCTGCTAAGTCCAGTCGAGAAAACCCAGAGGTTTTTGCTGCTATTGACGACAGTAAAATGGACAAGGCAAATTCTAGTGGCAGAAGACGTCCAAGTCCGTTCAGGAGGTTACTAGACCCAGTGTTGAAATCCAAGGTTGCTCATTCTACTGAAGCAGTACAGAGCAAGGGAGCTATAGAAAAAAACTCCAGTTTTGGGAGTGTGCAGCCTATCAGCAATAGTAAGCCACTTTCCAATGAGACAAATCAGGCATCACCTGTTCAAGCTCTTATGCAACTTACTGTCAAGAATGGActccctttcttcaaatttgTGGTTGATAATAGGAGTGACATTCTAGCTGCTGCTGTGAACCAATTACCAACATCTGGAAAGGTTGATAGCACCTTGACATTTTCATTCTACTCAGTTCATGAAATTAAGAAGAAAGCTGGGGGCTGGATAACTAATGGGTCTAAAGAAAAACATTGTGGTTTTGGTTATGATATTGTCGGTAAGATGAAGATATCTAGATCTTTCTTCTCAGAGTTGAATGCTGATGGCTGTAATGACCAATTTATGGTAATAGAATCTGTCTTATTTGATGTTAACGTCGCTGAAGGGAACAAAGGAGCACCAGAAGTTTCACCAAACAGGGAGCTTGCTGCCATTATCTTTAAGGAGCCAGCTGCAAAATGGAATAATAGGGAATCAATAGTAGGTCACACATGCAAACAAAAAGGTTTTCTTGGCTTTTCACCAGGCAGTACCTATGGCTATGGTGAAAAAGAGAATTTCAGCAGTATAACAGTCATTCTTCCTGGCGGTTTTCATAGTTTACCAAAGGATGGTGCACCTTCATCCTTGATTCAGCGCTGGAAATCTGGGGGATCATGTGATTGTGGAGGATGGGATGTTGGTTGCAAGCTGAAAGTTCTTGCCAACcagaagaaaggaagcaactctTCTATACCAGCTACGAGCTGCTCGACACTACACCGTATGAATCTTTTCATCCAG TCTATGCTTCTTCACAGGGTGGAGAGGGAAAAGGCCAGCCCATCTTCAGTTTGGCACCATTCAAAGATGGATTTCATTCAATTGACTTTGATGCATCAGTTTCCTTGCTAG
- the LOC113692361 gene encoding 16.9 kDa class I heat shock protein 1-like: MALIPKLFGDMLAPSGLSDETKGMVNARVDWKETPEAHVFKVDLPGLKKEEVKVEVEDGRVLAISGERAAEKEDKNDKWHRVERSRGRFTRKFLLPENAKVEEVKANMEYGVLTVTIPKQEVKKPEVRAIEISG, encoded by the coding sequence atggcGTTGATCCCCAAGTTGTTTGGTGATATGTTGGCACCCTCGGGCTTGAGCGACGAGACCAAGGGTATGGTGAATGCGCGGGTGGACTGGAAGGAGACCCCTGAGGCTCATGTGTTCAAAGTTGACCTTCCTGGACTGAAGAAAGAAGAGGTAAAGGTCGAGGTTGAGGACGGACGAGTTCTGGCGATCAGCGGGGAAAGGGCGGCTGAGAAGGAAGACAAGAATGACAAGTGGCACCGGGTTGAGAGGTCACGCGGCAGGTTCACAAGGAAGTTCTTGCTGCCTGAAAATGCTAAAGTTGAGGAGGTCAAGGCGAACATGGAGTATGGGGTCCTCACCGTCACCATCCCTAAGCAGGAGGTGAAGAAGCCAGAGGTCAGGGCCATTGAGATCAGTGGTTGA
- the LOC113692114 gene encoding 18.2 kDa class I heat shock protein: MSLMPVFGGRRSVYYNPFSGDGWDAPVNNHQPVHQKQYHGESGVTAWAPPVHGASSHHAVQAPSSFASATVDWRETPEAYIFRTELPPGVRREDVRVELEDNKILKISCEKYTEKEDRHDQNYYHHVIERSRCKFLTAFGLPQDSRVDQIRSTIENGVLTVRVPRWEPMHHSHHHVIPVEIL; encoded by the coding sequence ATGTCCCTGATGCCCGTGTTTGGTGGGCGACGAAGCGTCTACTATAATCCTTTCTCCGGCGATGGATGGGATGCTCCGGTCAACAACCACCAGCCGGTCCACCAAAAACAATATCACGGCGAGAGTGGAGTAACTGCATGGGCACCACCAGTACATGGTGCGTCCTCCCACCATGCGGTGCAGGCCCCGTCATCATTTGCAAGTGCAACAGTCGATTGGAGGGAAACCCCAGAGGCGTACATCTTCAGGACTGAGCTTCCACCAGGGGTGAGGAGAGAAGATGTGAGGGTAGAATTGGAGGATAATAAGATCCTCAAGATAAGCTGCGAGAAGTACACGGAGAAAGAAGACCGACACGATCAGAACTACTACCACCACGTCATCGAACGCAGCAGATGCAAGTTTCTGACTGCCTTCGGGTTGCCCCAAGACTCTAGGGTTGATCAGATCAGGTCAACCATTGAAAATGGGGTGCTCACTGTCCGAGTTCCCAGGTGGGAGCCTATGCACCATTCTCATCATCATGTCATACCAGTTGAAATACTATAA